A DNA window from Xanthomonas campestris pv. campestris str. ATCC 33913 contains the following coding sequences:
- a CDS encoding inorganic phosphate transporter: MLTLVLVVILAALVFEFINGFHDTANSIATVVATKVLSPGWAVMLAAGMNLIGALTGTAVALTIASGLLNTNVVDVTPQVILCALLGGIIWNLITWWKGLPSSSSHALIGGLCGAGLAAAHNNWDALIWSENIGNWAKNKGLLWKVFVPMITSPIAGFLLGIVVMLLLWALIAGMAKLGGPIGRLARPRWVNAFFGKAQIASAAYMGYAHGHNDAQKTMGIIAMTLIGAQSAGALDDLPSWLSFLHPGTGLAAGAGIPMWIVLTCAVVMAAGTASGGWKIIKTLGHKMVKLHPIHGFAAETSSATVLTVAAHFGMPVSTTHSISTAIMGVGFAKNPRSLRLGVIERIVWAWILTIPAAGGVAYLILRGFELFGWT, encoded by the coding sequence GTGCTTACCCTTGTTCTGGTGGTGATCCTGGCGGCGCTGGTGTTCGAGTTCATCAACGGCTTCCACGACACCGCCAACTCCATCGCTACCGTGGTAGCCACCAAGGTGCTCTCGCCCGGCTGGGCGGTGATGCTGGCGGCCGGCATGAACCTCATCGGCGCGCTCACCGGCACCGCCGTGGCGCTCACCATCGCCTCGGGCCTGCTCAACACCAACGTGGTGGATGTCACTCCGCAGGTGATCCTGTGCGCGCTGCTGGGCGGCATCATCTGGAACCTGATCACCTGGTGGAAGGGGCTGCCGTCGTCGTCCTCGCACGCCTTGATCGGTGGGCTGTGCGGTGCCGGCCTGGCTGCCGCGCACAACAACTGGGATGCGCTGATCTGGTCGGAAAACATCGGCAACTGGGCCAAGAACAAGGGCCTGTTGTGGAAAGTGTTCGTGCCGATGATCACCTCGCCGATCGCCGGCTTCCTGCTGGGCATCGTGGTGATGCTGCTGCTGTGGGCGTTGATCGCCGGCATGGCCAAGCTGGGCGGGCCGATCGGCCGGCTGGCGCGTCCGCGCTGGGTCAACGCGTTCTTCGGCAAGGCGCAGATCGCCTCGGCGGCCTACATGGGCTACGCGCACGGCCATAACGATGCGCAAAAGACCATGGGCATCATCGCGATGACCCTGATCGGCGCGCAGTCGGCCGGTGCGCTGGACGATCTGCCGAGCTGGCTGTCGTTTCTGCATCCGGGCACCGGGCTGGCCGCGGGTGCCGGCATTCCGATGTGGATCGTGCTGACCTGCGCAGTGGTGATGGCTGCCGGCACCGCTTCGGGCGGCTGGAAGATCATCAAGACGCTCGGCCACAAGATGGTCAAGTTGCACCCCATCCACGGCTTTGCGGCGGAAACCAGCTCGGCGACCGTGCTCACCGTGGCCGCGCATTTCGGCATGCCGGTATCGACCACGCACAGCATTTCCACTGCGATCATGGGCGTGGGCTTTGCCAAGAATCCGCGCTCGCTGCGGCTGGGCGTGATCGAACGCATCGTCTGGGCCTGGATCCTCACCATCCCGGCTGCCGGTGGCGTGGCGTATCTGATCCTGCGCGGGTTCGAACTGTTCGGCTGGACCTGA
- a CDS encoding hemolysin family protein, translating into MVEFLIVIALILLNGFFAMSEMSLMTSRKSRLKQMAGSSKRAARALALAESPENFLSTVQIGITLIGILTGVFGGEAIGIAIGTWLQGIVPALDPYAPVIGKTLAVALITFLTLIFGELVPKRLALRNSEDIAGVVAVPMAWLAKIAAPGVWVLARSTRLVLRMLGMGKDESASVSEEEIRMLVAESHEAGVIDAHERDMMNRVMRLGDRTADSLMTPRNRIAWLDANAEPERNLHVMREHEFSRYPVYRGSDQDIAGVLEVKSLVTRMDGHGAQLFQNLRDTLFVSESTHAMKLLEIFREEQQSMALVVDEYGEIRGLVTISDLMGAVVGRLQSVENTDDDALVVTRADGSLLIDGSLPVEELREVLGAELPEADEGDYHTLAGLCIYYFGRIPQAGEFFDWAGWRIEIVDLDGARVDKLLLRRVGDEDSDDIVG; encoded by the coding sequence GTGGTTGAGTTCCTGATCGTCATCGCCCTGATTCTGTTGAACGGCTTCTTCGCCATGTCGGAGATGTCGCTGATGACGTCTCGCAAGAGCCGCCTGAAGCAGATGGCAGGCTCGAGCAAGCGCGCCGCGCGGGCGCTGGCCCTGGCCGAGAGCCCGGAAAACTTCCTGTCCACGGTCCAGATCGGCATCACCCTGATCGGCATCCTGACCGGCGTGTTCGGCGGCGAGGCGATCGGCATCGCCATCGGCACCTGGCTGCAGGGCATCGTGCCGGCGCTGGACCCGTACGCGCCGGTGATCGGCAAGACCCTGGCGGTGGCGCTGATCACCTTCCTGACGCTGATCTTCGGCGAGCTGGTGCCCAAGCGCCTGGCCCTGCGCAATTCCGAAGACATTGCCGGCGTGGTGGCCGTGCCGATGGCCTGGCTGGCGAAGATCGCCGCGCCCGGCGTGTGGGTGCTGGCGCGCTCCACCCGGCTGGTGCTGCGCATGTTGGGCATGGGCAAGGACGAATCGGCGTCTGTCAGCGAAGAAGAGATCCGCATGCTGGTGGCCGAAAGCCACGAAGCCGGCGTGATCGACGCGCACGAGCGCGACATGATGAACCGGGTGATGCGCCTGGGCGACCGCACCGCCGACAGCCTGATGACGCCACGCAACCGCATCGCCTGGCTGGATGCCAACGCCGAACCCGAACGCAATCTGCATGTGATGCGCGAACACGAGTTCTCGCGCTACCCGGTGTACCGCGGCAGCGACCAGGACATTGCCGGCGTGCTGGAAGTCAAATCGCTGGTGACCCGCATGGATGGCCACGGCGCGCAGTTGTTCCAGAACCTGCGCGACACCTTGTTCGTCTCCGAATCCACGCATGCGATGAAGCTGCTGGAAATCTTCCGCGAAGAACAGCAATCGATGGCGCTGGTGGTAGACGAATACGGCGAGATTCGCGGGCTGGTCACCATCAGCGACCTGATGGGCGCCGTGGTCGGCCGCCTGCAGTCGGTGGAAAACACCGACGACGATGCGCTGGTGGTCACGCGCGCAGACGGCTCGCTGCTGATCGATGGCTCGCTGCCGGTGGAAGAACTGCGCGAAGTGCTGGGCGCCGAGCTGCCGGAAGCCGATGAGGGCGATTACCACACGCTCGCGGGCCTGTGCATCTACTACTTCGGCCGCATTCCGCAGGCCGGCGAATTCTTCGACTGGGCCGGCTGGCGCATCGAGATCGTCGACCTGGACGGTGCGCGCGTGGACAAACTGCTGTTGCGCCGCGTTGGCGACGAGGACAGCGATGACATCGTCGGGTGA
- a CDS encoding YdcF family protein — protein sequence MMLSLVCVLFGFAWLIDRLGMRRFSRLLGALSLLLVLAVGCGPLPSWMLRDLQRTGANDFTDWGARNAIVLLGAGTVRSDRAGAPAEANVFAYGRIVEAARLYRACAATGNDCKIEISGGDARGLGLSEAVVYRRVLLGLGVEAGDLILEPASMTTWQNAQFSQPLLRAYRPQRIVLVSSATHLHRAELYFLHFGMRTTPVRSDWLRASWSLLPQSYNFTLADVALHEYLGIARYRVYEWLGWNVEATLPGAL from the coding sequence ATGATGCTGTCGCTGGTCTGTGTGCTGTTCGGCTTTGCCTGGCTGATCGATCGGCTGGGCATGCGGCGCTTCTCGCGCCTGCTCGGCGCGCTGAGCCTGCTGCTGGTGCTGGCCGTGGGCTGCGGCCCGCTGCCGTCGTGGATGCTGCGCGACCTGCAGCGCACCGGCGCCAACGATTTCACTGACTGGGGCGCGCGCAACGCCATCGTGCTGCTTGGCGCGGGCACGGTGCGTTCCGACCGTGCGGGCGCGCCGGCCGAAGCAAACGTGTTCGCGTATGGCCGCATCGTCGAGGCGGCGCGCCTGTACCGCGCCTGCGCCGCCACCGGCAACGATTGCAAGATCGAGATCAGCGGCGGCGATGCGCGCGGGCTCGGGCTGAGCGAAGCGGTGGTGTACCGGCGGGTGTTGCTGGGCTTGGGTGTGGAGGCCGGTGATCTGATTCTGGAGCCGGCCAGCATGACCACCTGGCAGAACGCGCAGTTCAGCCAGCCGCTGCTGCGCGCGTACCGGCCGCAGCGCATCGTCTTGGTGTCCTCGGCCACGCACCTGCATCGTGCAGAGCTGTATTTCCTGCACTTCGGTATGCGCACCACGCCGGTCCGCTCGGATTGGTTGCGCGCCTCGTGGTCGCTGCTGCCGCAGAGCTACAACTTCACCCTGGCCGATGTGGCGCTGCACGAATACCTGGGCATCGCGCGTTACCGTGTCTACGAATGGCTGGGCTGGAACGTGGAGGCCACGCTGCCCGGTGCGCTGTGA
- a CDS encoding DUF47 domain-containing protein, with the protein MFSLQTIFGSGKQFYALLNEAAEAAYDSTKALHAMMRESDRQPALDAFKLARLRERAASDKIGQALVDSFMTPIEREDIEALGSALYKIPKQVEKFADRYSLATQHLEHIDFAPRASMLEQAAAVVVEMVTDLPRMNIDRMTALNDKLRMLENEADRLMLELYRDIYSGRLDTLQMFLLKEFFEILEKAIDRCREAGVVVYQIVLKNS; encoded by the coding sequence ATGTTCTCGTTGCAGACCATCTTCGGTTCCGGCAAGCAGTTCTACGCGCTTCTGAACGAAGCGGCCGAGGCCGCCTACGACAGCACCAAGGCCTTGCACGCCATGATGCGCGAGTCCGACCGGCAACCCGCGTTGGACGCTTTCAAGCTGGCCCGTCTGCGCGAACGCGCTGCCTCCGACAAGATCGGCCAGGCGCTGGTGGACAGCTTCATGACCCCGATCGAGCGCGAAGACATCGAAGCGCTGGGCTCGGCGTTGTACAAGATTCCCAAGCAGGTCGAGAAGTTCGCCGACCGTTATTCGCTGGCCACCCAGCACCTGGAACACATCGATTTCGCCCCGCGCGCCTCGATGCTGGAGCAGGCCGCCGCGGTGGTGGTGGAAATGGTCACCGACCTGCCGCGCATGAACATCGACCGCATGACCGCGCTCAACGACAAGCTGCGCATGCTGGAAAACGAAGCCGACCGTCTGATGCTCGAGCTGTACCGCGACATCTATTCCGGCCGCCTGGATACCCTGCAGATGTTCCTGCTCAAGGAGTTCTTCGAGATCCTGGAAAAGGCCATCGACCGTTGCCGCGAGGCCGGTGTGGTGGTGTACCAGATCGTGCTGAAGAACAGCTGA